The Porites lutea chromosome 4, jaPorLute2.1, whole genome shotgun sequence genome contains a region encoding:
- the LOC140934775 gene encoding uncharacterized protein translates to MEEHESQVLQVECSMECSLLGEQEQSHSAAMEEHESQVLQVECSMECSLLGEQEQSQSAAIEEHESEVLQLECSMESSLPGEQEQGHSAGEEMERDTLVVENAPIEEASNVQETQQPLPEVNNSSHLEDDRLIARARAVGVDYEFAKPGEVETEDDRRKRQRRNQRRISEQEKRLREAVGDLPPPPPAGSSQQEDNAYSAIRAFEVEQMTYAFFFCEVCKERRLECKGTRNMCTRCRRDKKVPKVWSGENNMDPMAVPEILSNMSDAEQMLIARLAPTVHVHLLKHGGIASKGHCIAFPQAVQEPATILPRLPAEVDIIRVRRQGKDDTHKDFRVRRHRVEGALRWLKDNNPAYGDVVIDGARIENLPEDGELPNLRTVEFSETERIDDQGPAPQQLDVGETDSTDDSTVSGIILPEPGVNVQAQVEAAINEVVSESRESEAEEAQGNVQRPVIPWPTTGTTPASEFTTPYFFTMAFPCLFPHGKGDFHINRPVTSPSLHNWAEHLLWYQDGRFARHKVWKFVVHNMIMRKRALEQSRFFVDQQLGDPHITVADLQERLARGDTFTDKLLYFGANLRGTAQYWHQRRRELRALVEFMVNEKRGLPSFFMTGSCAEFYFPPLRRLLEEYILQTKGEEVNLAEDSNARFKAVQENTHVVVSYFDLRTQAYHEKILKPVFGVSDYWYRYEFAKSRGQIHWHQLSWREDRQPHQLLHEVREDGCEEEEYAARLSQWADETFAMTALHPAGNDEEGQPRKDLWPPPEGTAEPISDDRDPLVKMLMQIAATQDAILEDHLLLVNRVGLHSCSDYCSSPPADRFHTAASGCFAFR, encoded by the exons atggaagaacatgaaagtcaggtcctccaggttgaatgtagcatggaatgctctctgcttggtgaacaagagcaaagtcactcagcag Ccatggaagaacatgaaagtcaggtcctccaggttgaatgtagcatggaatgctctctgcttggtgaacaagagcaaagtcaatcagcag ccatagaagaacatgaaagtgaaGTCCTCCAACTTGAATGTAGCATGGAAAGCTCTCTGCCAGGTGAACAAGAGCAAGGTCAttcagcag GAGAAGAGATGGAAAGGGACACCCTTGTAGTAGAAAATGCCCCAATCGAGGAAGCAAGCAACGTGCAGGAAACACAGCAACCTCTTCCAGAAGTAAATAATAGTAGCCACCTAGAAGATGACCGCCTTATTGCTAGAGCAAGGGCAGTTGGTGTGGACTATGAGTTTGCAAAGCCTGGTGAAGTGGAAACGGAGGATGACAGGAGAAAAAGACAGCGGCGAAACCAAAGAAGAATATCagaacaagagaaaaggttgcGTGAAGCCGTTGGAGATCTACCACCTCCTCCACCTGCAGGGTCTAGTCAGCAAGAAGATAATGCATACAGTGCTATTCGTGCATTTGAGGTGGAGCAGATGACTtatgcattctttttttgtgaggTCTGCAAGGAAAGGCGATTGGAGTGCAAGGGCACGAGAAACATGTGTACTCGCTGCAGAAGAGATAAGAAGGTGCCAAAAGTTTGGTCTGGTGAGAATAACATGGATCCAATGGCTGTTCCTGAGATTTTGTCTAACATGTCAGATGCTGAACAGATGCTGATAGCCAGGCTAGCACCTACTGTGCATGTACACCTACTGAAGCATGGAGGTATTGCCTCAAAGGGACATTGCATTGCTTTCCCACAGGCTGTGCAAGAACCAGCCACTATTCTTCCACGCCTACCAGCAGAGGTGGATATCATACGcgtgagaagacaaggaaaagATGATACCCATAAGGACTTCAGGGTTAGAAGACACCGTGTTGAAGGAGCCCTTCGTTGGCTCAAGGACAACAATCCTGCttatggtgatgttgttattgatGGTGCTCGCATAGAGAATTTACCAGAAGATGGTGAGTTGCCGAATTTGAGGACTGTTGAGTTCTCTGAAACAGAACGCATTGATGACCAAGGCCCTGCACCACAACAATTGGATGTTGGGGAAACAGACAGCACTGATGACTCAACAGTCTCTGGAATTATTCTTCCTGAGCCTGGAGTGAATGTGCAAGCACAAGTAGAAGCAGCCATAAATGAAGTTGTTTCTGAATCTCGGGAAAGTGAAGCTGAAGAAGCACAAGGAAATGTGCAACGACCAGTGATCCCTTGGCCGACCACGGGTACAACACCAGCATCAGAGTTTACCACTCCCTACTTTTTTACGATGGCATTTCCTTGCTTGTTTCCCCATGGAAAGGGTGATTTCCACATAAACCGGCCAGTGACATCTCCTTCACTGCATAACTGGGCAGAGCACCTGCTGTGGTACCAAGACGGAAGGTTTGCGAGGCATAAGGTGTGGAAGTTTGTTGTCCACAATATGATCATGAGGAAGCGTGCCCTGGAGCAGAGTCGGTTCTTTGTTGATCAGCAACTTGGTGACCCACACATAACTGTTGCAGACCTGCAAGAGCGACTTGCGAGAGGTGACACTTTTACCGACAAGTTGTTGTATTTTGGCGCAAATCTGCGTGGTACAGCTCAGTACTGGCACCAGAGACGCAGAGAGCTTCGTGCCCTTGTGGAGTTCATGGTCAATGAGAAGCGTGGGTTGccttcatttttcatgactggaAGCTGTGCCGAGTTTTACTTTCCTCCTCTTAGAAGGCTACTGGAAGAGTACATCTTGCAGACGAAAGGCGAAGAAGTCAACCTTGCTGAAGATAGCAATGCCCGCTTCAAGGCAGTACAAGAAAATACTCATGTAGTGGTGAGTTACTTTGACCTGCGTACCCAGGCTTACCATGAGAAGATACTGAAGCCGGTATTTGGTGTCTCTGATTATTGGTACCGCTATGAGTTTGCCAAGTCCCGTGGTCAAATTCATTGGCACCAACTCAGCTGGAGGGAAGACAGGCAACCACATCAGCTATTGCATGAAGTTCGTGAAGATGGTTGTGAAGAGGAAGAGTATGCAGCTAGACTTAGTCAGTGGGCAGATGAAACCTTTGCCATGACAGCATTACATCCAGCTGGCAATGACGAAGAAGGGCAGCCAAGAAAAGACCTCTGGCCACCACCTGAGGGAACGGCTGAGCCCATATCAGATGACAGAGATCCCTTAGTGAAGATGCTAATGCAGATCGCAGCAACACAAGATGCAATACTGGAGGATCATTTGCTTTTAGTAAACAGGGTTGGACTCCACAGTTGCTCTGATTACTGTTCCAGTCCaccggcagaccgatttcacaccgcAGCAAGTGGTTGTTTCGCATTTAGATGA
- the LOC140933850 gene encoding extracellular calcium-sensing receptor-like: MSQFHFLLLWLLMHSSPATSIDPKRFYQPGNVTLGVLLPLHVRTAHDKCGEFYAFGLGYTEAITFAIERINKDPELLPNVTLGFDIRDYCDTPVLDMKKANDFVKSNFLNELLEGQSDNCKSKLTINMDNLTTPISAVIGTDDSSSTAFVSSLLNVAAIPTISPSATSEELSSPYFNSFFRTIPPDGQQAKAMVDIIEYYQWKYIAAVAVDHSYGRYGLRALEREAYDRKTFCIAFSEYITRSGYKGKMTSIVRKLKDAENIKVVVLWSTYEPAKRFLEEATAQGLEGRTFLISEAIAAINPDVLKKNAVILKGAIGIRPYLFTDNLFEDYLKGITLNKTRESANPWWKEFWASHLNCSSMTESACLYSAKIDDRVFAKLHNAFIPYLTDAVYALAHALDSLLKCKNPGGGPLASGYCPEQNAKVTPEAMLLKLRKVSFQGITGQVQFTESGDPTFSSYDIVNFQKQAENYENVKVGTWTGGTRINLTINDKQIKWTNEESEPPISTCSHRCPPGTKQTITVSCCWECIKCPLGSISKQHSSPNCTKCPQLHKSNGDGTACLPLPVINIKWSDVTAVIFLILTVIGLLATFMAIFVFVKNQSTPLVRVSNRELSLLLLVAIALCFVLTLLHLAQPTRMLCCIIYPLRYFINTTFVSILFLKTNRLVRAFQTNIIPNWFKRYIVDRKRQFLVVLGLNIVEVILAVLWLTLDPPYEHQEIRVQTHVFYTCMPFRSAIGSVLRATMFSYFILLSLVCAGYAFKARRLPENFNETRYIGSAMYVLLISWVSFYPVHTSLEGFYTTIVACATALVTAYGILLCVFAPKLFVILLRPEKNTNEFMKAEIRQFTNSATFSATIQQADVHPTNGI, from the coding sequence ATGTCTCAGTTTCATTTCCTATTGTTATGGTTATTGATGCACTCTTCGCCAGCTACCTCGATCGACCCAAAACGATTCTACCAGCCCGGCAACGTTACTCTAGGAGTCTTGCTTCCTCTTCACGTCAGAACCGCCCACGATAAATGCGGTGAGTTTTACGCTTTCGGCCTTGGATACACCGAGGCTATAACTTTTGCAATCGAGCGTATTAACAAGGATCCTGAGCTTCTACCAAATGTGACACTGGGCTTCGACATTCGAGACTACTGCGACACACCTGTTCTCGACATGAAAAAAGCCAATGACTTTGTGAAAAGTAATTTTCTGAACGAACTACTGGAAGGACAAAGTGATAACTGTAAGTCGAAGCTTACAATAAATATGGATAATCTAACGACTCCGATTTCTGCGGTTATTGGCACTGACGATTCGAGTAGCACCGCCTTCGTCTCGAGTTTACTAAATGTGGCTGCCATTCCAACTATAAGTCCTTCCGCTACCAGCGAAGAGTTGAGCTCACCGTATTTTAACTCCTTTTTTCGCACCATTCCACCGGATGGCCAACAAGCTAAAGCCATGGTTGACATAATAGAGTATTATCAATGGAAGTATATTGCAGCCGTAGCCGTTGACCATTCCTACGGTCGATACGGCTTACGCGCGTTGGAACGAGAAGCTTACGACCGAAAGACATTCTGCATCGCGTTTTCGGAGTACATCACGCGTTCGGgatacaaaggaaaaatgacaTCAATCGTAAGAAAACTCAAAGATGCTGAAAACATCAAAGTGGTCGTCTTATGGAGCACCTATGAACCTGCAAAAAGATTTCTGGAAGAAGCAACTGCGCAGGGGCTTGAAGGACGAACATTTCTTATTAGTGAGGCAATAGCTGCCATCAATCCAgacgttttgaaaaaaaatgctgtCATACTAAAAGGAGCAATAGGAATAAGGCCTTATCTATTCACAGACAATCTGTTTGAGGATTATCTTAAGGGAATCACACTAAATAAGACCCGAGAAAGCGCCAATCCGTGGTGGAAGGAGTTTTGGGCAAGCCATCTAAACTGCTCCTCAATGACTGAAAGTGCTTGCCTTTACTCGGCCAAAATAGACGATCGAGTCTTCGCCAAACTACACAACGCGTTCATTCCTTATCTGACAGACGCCGTCTATGCCCTTGCACACGCGCTGGACTCTTTACTGAAGTGTAAAAATCCCGGAGGCGGACCTTTAGCGAGTGGGTACTGTCCTGAGCAAAATGCCAAAGTCACACCCGAAGCCATGCTTCTGAAACTCAGGAAAGTGAGCTTTCAAGGCATAACAGGGCAAGTGCAGTTCACCGAAAGTGGTGATCCCACTTTTTCGTCGTACGATATCGTGAACTTTCAGAAACAGGCGGAGAATTATGAAAATGTTAAGGTGGGGACATGGACAGGGGGAACTCGTATCAACCTCACAATCAACGACAAACAAATAAAGTGGACTAATGAAGAAAGTGAGCCTCCAATATCCACGTGCAGTCACCGTTGTCCTCCGGGAACTAAGCAAACGATCACTGTGTCCTGTTGCTGGGAATGCATTAAGTGTCCTCTGGGCTCCATCAGTAAACAGCATAGCTCTCCCAACTGTACGAAGTGCCCACAACTACATAAATCAAACGGCGACGGTACAGCATGCCTGCCTTTGCCAGTTATCAACATCAAGTGGTCAGATGTTACTGCAGTCATATTTTTGATCCTAACGGTTATTGGATTGCTTGCAACATTCATGgccatctttgtttttgtgaagaaCCAGAGTACACCATTAGTGAGGGTATCCAATCGAGAACTTAGCCTTCTTTTGCTTGTCGCAATCGCGTTGTGTTTTGTTCTCACCTTGCTCCATCTTGCTCAGCCCACAAGGATGTTATGTTGTATTATTTATCCCCTAAGGTACTTTATTAATACGACTTTTGTTTCCATCCTCTTCTTGAAGACAAACCGTTTGGTCCGCGCTTTTCAGACCAACATCATTCCAAACTGGTTCAAGCGATACATCGTGGATCGCAAACGTCAATTTCTTGTGGTCTTGGGACTCAACATAGTTGAAGTTATTCTGGCAGTGTTGTGGCTAACTCTTGATCCACCTTACGAGCACCAGGAGATACGAgtacagacacatgtgttttACACCTGTATGCCATTCAGATCAGCTATCGGAAGTGTCCTTAGGGCAACCATGTTTAGCTATTTCATTTTGCTGTCTCTAGTATGCGCTGGTTACGCCTTTAAAGCCAGGCGACTTCCAGAAAACTTCAACGAAACGAGATACATTGGGTCGGCGATGTACGTGCTCCTGATTTCCTGGGTGTCATTTTACCCGGTGCACACGTCCCTGGAAGGTTTTTACACAACCATTGTGGCCTGTGCCACTGCCCTCGTCACCGCATATGGAATTCTTTTGTGCGTTTTCGCGCCAAAACTATTTGTCATCCTGCTTCGTCCAGAGAAAAACACAAACGAGTTTATGAAAGCTGAAATTAGGCAGTTCACAAATAGTGCTACGTTTTCAGCAACAATCCAACAAGCTGATGTTCATCCCACAAACGGGATTTAA
- the LOC140933849 gene encoding extracellular calcium-sensing receptor-like — protein MSQFHFLLLWLLMHSSPATSIDPKRFYQPGNVTLGVLLPLHVRTAHDKCGEFYAFGLGYTEAITFAIERINKDPELLPNVTLGFDIRDYCDTPVLDMKKANDFVKSNFLNELLEGQSDNCKSKLTINMDNLTTPISAVIGTDDSSSTAFVSSLLNVAAIPTISPSATSEELSSPYFNSFFRTIPPDGQQAKAMVDIIEYYQWKYIAAVAVDHSYGRYGLRALEREAYDRKTFCIAFSEYITRSGYKGKMTSIVRKLKDAENIKVVVLWSTYEPAKRFLEEATAQGLEGRTFLISEAIAAINPDVLKKNAVILKGAIGIRPYLFTDNLFEDYLKGITLNKTRESANPWWKEFWTSHLNCSSMTESACLYSAKIDDRVFAKLHNAFIPYLTDAVYALAHALDSLLKCKKPGGGPLASGYCPEQNAKVTPEAMLLKLRKVSFQGITGQVQFTESGDPTFSSYDIVNFQKQAENYENVKVGTWTGGTRINLTINDKQIKWTNEESEPPISTCSHRCPPGTKQTITVSCCWECIKCPLGSISKQHSSPNCTKCPQLHKSNGDGTACLPLPVINIKWSDVTAVIFLILTVIGLLATFMAIFVFVKNQSTPLVRVSNRELSLLLLVAIALCFVLTLLHLAQPTRMLCCIIYPLRYFINTTFVSILFLKTNRLVRAFQTNIIPNWFKRYIVDRKRQFLVVLGLNIVEVILAVLWLTLDPPYEHQEIRVQTHVFYTCMPFRSAIGSVLRATMFSYFILLSLVCAGYAFKARRLPENFNETRYIGSAMYVLLISWVSFYPVHTSLEGFYTTIVACATALVTAYGILLCVFAPKLFVILLRPEKNTNEFMKAEIRQFTNSATFSATIQQADVHPTNGI, from the coding sequence ATGTCTCAGTTTCATTTCCTATTGTTATGGTTATTGATGCACTCTTCGCCAGCTACCTCGATCGACCCAAAACGATTCTACCAGCCCGGCAACGTTACTCTAGGAGTCTTGCTTCCTCTTCACGTCAGAACCGCCCACGATAAATGCGGTGAGTTTTACGCTTTCGGCCTTGGATACACCGAGGCTATAACTTTTGCAATCGAACGTATTAACAAGGATCCTGAGCTTCTACCAAATGTGACACTGGGCTTCGACATTCGAGACTACTGCGACACACCTGTTCTCGACATGAAAAAAGCCAATGACTTTGTGAAAAGTAATTTTCTGAACGAACTACTGGAAGGACAAAGTGATAACTGTAAGTCGAAGCTTACAATAAATATGGATAATCTAACGACTCCGATTTCTGCGGTTATTGGCACTGACGATTCGAGTAGCACCGCCTTCGTCTCGAGTTTACTAAATGTGGCTGCCATTCCAACTATAAGTCCTTCCGCTACCAGCGAAGAGTTGAGCTCACCGTATTTTAACTCCTTTTTTCGCACCATTCCACCGGATGGCCAACAAGCTAAAGCCATGGTTGACATAATAGAGTATTATCAATGGAAGTATATTGCAGCCGTAGCCGTTGACCATTCCTACGGTCGATACGGCTTACGCGCGTTGGAACGAGAAGCTTACGACCGAAAGACATTCTGCATCGCGTTTTCGGAGTACATCACGCGTTCGGgatacaaaggaaaaatgacaTCAATCGTAAGAAAACTCAAAGATGCTGAAAACATCAAAGTGGTCGTCTTATGGAGCACCTATGAACCTGCAAAAAGATTTCTGGAAGAAGCAACTGCGCAGGGGCTTGAAGGACGAACATTTCTTATTAGTGAGGCAATAGCTGCCATCAATCCAgacgttttgaaaaaaaatgctgtCATACTAAAAGGAGCAATAGGAATAAGGCCTTATCTATTCACAGACAATCTGTTTGAGGATTATCTTAAGGGAATCACACTAAATAAGACCCGAGAAAGCGCCAATCCGTGGTGGAAGGAGTTTTGGACAAGCCATCTAAACTGCTCCTCAATGACTGAAAGTGCTTGCCTTTACTCGGCCAAAATAGACGATCGAGTCTTCGCCAAACTGCACAACGCGTTCATTCCTTATCTGACAGACGCCGTCTATGCCCTTGCACACGCGCTGGACTCTTTACTGAAGTGTAAAAAGCCCGGAGGCGGACCTTTAGCGAGTGGGTACTGTCCTGAGCAAAATGCCAAAGTCACACCCGAAGCCATGCTTCTGAAACTCAGGAAAGTGAGCTTTCAAGGCATAACAGGGCAAGTGCAGTTCACCGAAAGTGGTGATCCCACTTTTTCGTCGTACGATATCGTGAACTTTCAGAAACAGGCGGAGAATTATGAAAATGTTAAGGTGGGGACATGGACAGGGGGAACTCGTATCAACCTCACAATCAAcgacaaacaaataaaatggaCTAATGAAGAAAGTGAGCCTCCAATATCCACGTGCAGTCACCGTTGTCCTCCGGGAACTAAGCAAACGATCACTGTGTCCTGTTGCTGGGAATGCATTAAGTGTCCTCTGGGCTCCATCAGTAAACAGCATAGCTCTCCCAACTGTACGAAGTGCCCACAACTACATAAATCAAACGGCGACGGTACAGCATGCCTGCCTTTGCCAGTTATCAACATCAAGTGGTCAGATGTTACTGCAGTCATATTTTTGATCCTAACGGTTATTGGATTGCTTGCAACATTCATGgccatctttgtttttgtgaagaaCCAGAGTACACCATTAGTGAGGGTATCCAATCGAGAACTTAGCCTTCTTTTGCTTGTCGCAATCGCGTTGTGTTTTGTTCTCACCTTGCTCCATCTTGCTCAGCCCACAAGGATGTTATGTTGTATTATTTATCCCCTAAGGTACTTTATTAATACGACTTTCGTTTCCATCCTCTTCTTGAAGACAAACCGTTTGGTCCGCGCTTTTCAGACCAACATCATTCCAAACTGGTTCAAGCGATACATCGTGGATCGCAAACGTCAATTTCTTGTGGTCTTGGGACTCAACATAGTTGAAGTTATTCTGGCAGTGTTGTGGCTAACTCTTGATCCACCTTACGAGCACCAGGAGATACGAgtacagacacatgtgttttACACCTGTATGCCATTCAGATCAGCTATCGGAAGTGTCCTTAGGGCAACCATGTTTAGCTATTTCATTTTGCTGTCTCTAGTATGCGCTGGTTACGCCTTTAAAGCCAGGCGACTTCCAGAAAACTTCAACGAAACGAGATACATTGGGTCGGCGATGTACGTGCTCCTGATTTCCTGGGTGTCATTTTACCCGGTGCACACGTCCCTGGAAGGTTTTTACACAACCATTGTGGCCTGTGCCACTGCCCTCGTCACCGCATATGGAATTCTTTTGTGCGTTTTCGCGCCAAAACTATTTGTCATCCTGCTTCGTCCAGAGAAAAACACAAACGAGTTTATGAAAGCTGAAATTAGGCAGTTCACAAATAGTGCTACGTTTTCAGCAACAATCCAACAAGCTGATGTTCATCCCACAAACGGGATTTAA
- the LOC140933851 gene encoding extracellular calcium-sensing receptor-like — protein MSQFHFLLLWLLMHSSPASSIEPKRFYQPGNVTLGVLLPLHVRTAHDKCGEFYAFSLGYTEAITFAIERINKDPELLPNVTLGFDIRDYCDTPVLAMKIANDFVKSNYLNELLEGQGDNFGSKLTINMDYLTAPISAVIGTEDSSSTTLVSSLLNVAAIPTISPFATSEELSSPYFNSFFRTIPPDGQQAKAMVDIIEYYQWTYIAAVAIDHSYGRCGLRALEREAYDRKTFCIAFSEYITRSGYKGKITSIVRKLKDAENIKVVILWSNYEPAKRFLKEATLQELEGRTFLISEAIAFINPDVLEKNAVILKGAIGIRPYLFTDNLFEDYLRVITLNKTRESANPWWKEFWTSHLNCSSMSEGACLNPVKIDDRAFAKLHNAFIPYLTDAVYALAHALDSLLKCKNANVTPEAMLLELRKVSFQGITGQVQFTKSGDPTYSSYDIVNFQKQAENYENVKVGTWTGGTHTNLTINEKRIKWANKENEPPISTCSHRCPPGTKQTITVSCCWECIKCPLGSISKQHSSPNCTKCPQLHKSNGDGTACLPLPVINIKWSDATAVVFLILTVIGLLATGMAIFVFIKNQSTPLVRVSNRELSLLLLVAIALCFVLTLLHLAQPTKTLCCTIYPLRYFINTTFVSILFLKTNRLVRAFQTNIIPNWFKRYIVDRKRQFLVVLGLNMVEVILAVLWLTLDPPYEHQEIRVQTHVFYTCMPFRSAIGSVLRATMFSYFILLSLVCAGYAFKARRLPENFNETRYIGSAMYVLLISWVSFYPVDTSLEGFYTTIVACATALVTAYGILLCVFAPKLFVILLRPEKNTNEFMKAEIKQFTNSATFSATIQQADVHPTNGI, from the coding sequence atgtcccaGTTTCATTTCCTATTGTTATGGTTATTGATGCACTCTTCGCCAGCTTCCTCTATCGAACCAAAACGATTCTACCAGCCCGGCAACGTTACTCTAGGAGTCTTGCTTCCTCTTCACGTCAGAACCGCCCACGATAAATGCGGTGAGTTTTACGCTTTCAGCCTTGGATACACCGAGGCTATAACTTTTGCAATCGAACGTATTAACAAGGATCCTGAGCTTCTACCAAATGTGACACTGGGCTTCGACATTCGAGACTACTGCGACACACCTGTTCTCGCCATGAAAATAGCCAATGACTTTGTGAAAAGTAATTATCTGAATGAATTGCTTGAAGGACAAGGTGATAACTTTGGTTCAAAGCTTACAATAAATATGGATTATCTAACGGCACCGATTTCTGCGGTTATTGGCACTGAAGATTCAAGTAGCACAACTCTCGTCTCAAGTTTACTGAATGTGGCTGCCATTCCAACCATAAGTCCTTTCGCTACCAGCGAAGAGTTGAGCTCACCGTATTTTAACTCCTTTTTTCGCACCATTCCACCGGATGGCCAACAAGCTAAAGCCATGGTTGACATAATAGAGTATTATCAGTGGACGTACATTGCAGCCGTAGCCATTGACCATTCCTACGGACGATGCGGCTTACGCGCGTTGGAACGAGAAGCTTACGACCGAAAGACGTTCTGCATAGCGTTTTCGGAGTACATCACACGTTCGggatacaaaggaaaaataacatcAATCGTGAGAAAACTCAAAGACGCTGAAAACATTAAAGTGGTCATCTTATGGAGCAACTATGAGCCTGCAAAAAGATTTCTGAAAGAAGCGACATTGCAGGAGCTTGAAGGACGAACATTTCTTATTAGTGAAGCAATAGCATTCATCAATCCAGACGTTTTGGAAAAGAATGCCGTCATACTAAAAGGAGCAATAGGAATAAGGCCTTATCTATTCACAGACAATCTGTTTGAGGATTATCTTAGGGTAATCACACTAAATAAGACCCGAGAAAGTGCCAATCCGTGGTGGAAGGAGTTTTGGACAAGCCATCTAAACTGCTCCTCAATGTCTGAAGGTGCTTGCCTTAACCCGGTCAAAATAGACGATCGAGCCTTCGCCAAACTGCACAACGCGTTCATTCCTTATCTGACAGACGCCGTCTATGCCCTTGCACACGCGCTGGACTCTTTACTGAAGTGTAAAAATGCCAACGTCACACCTGAAGCCATGCTTCTGGAACTCAGGAAAGTAAGCTTTCAAGGCATAACAGGGCAAGTGCAGTTCACCAAAAGTGGTGATCCTACTTATTCGTCGTACGATATCGTGAACTTTCAGAAACAGGCGGAGAATTATGAAAATGTTAAGGTGGGGACATGGACAGGGGGAACTCATACCAACCTCACAATCAACGAAAAACGAATAAAATGGGCTAATAAAGAGAATGAGCCTCCCATATCCACGTGCAGTCACCGTTGTCCTCCGGGAACTAAGCAGACGATCACTGTGTCCTGTTGCTGGGAATGCATTAAGTGTCCTTTGGGCTCCATCAGTAAACAGCATAGCTCTCCCAACTGTACAAAGTGCCCACAACTGCATAAATCAAACGGCGACGGTACAGCATGCCTGCCTTTGCCAGTCATCAACATCAAGTGGTCAGATGCTACTGCAGTGGTATTTTTGATCCTAACGGTTATTGGATTGCTTGCAACAGGCATGGCCATCTTTGTTTTTATAAAGAACCAGAGTACACCATTGGTGAGAGTATCCAATCGCGAACTTAGCCTTCTTTTGCTTGTCGCAATCGCGTTGTGTTTTGTTCTCACCTTGCTCCATCTTGCTCAGCCCACAAAGACGTTATGTTGTACTATTTATCCCCTAAGGTACTTTATTAATACGACCTTCGTTTCCATCCTCTTCTTGAAGACAAACCGCTTGGTCCGCGCTTTTCAGACCAACATCATTCCAAACTGGTTCAAGCGATACATCGTGGATCGCAAACGTCAATTTCTTGTGGTCTTGGGACTCAACATGGTTGAAGTTATTCTGGCAGTGTTGTGGCTAACTCTTGATCCACCTTACGAGCACCAGGAGATACGAgtacagacacatgtgttttACACCTGTATGCCATTCAGATCAGCTATCGGAAGTGTCCTTAGGGCAACCATGTTTAGCTATTTCATTTTGCTGTCTCTAGTATGCGCTGGTTACGCCTTTAAAGCCAGGCGACTTCCAGAAAACTTCAACGAAACGAGATACATTGGGTCGGCGATGTACGTGCTCCTGATTTCCTGGGTGTCATTTTACCCGGTGGACACGTCCCTGGAAGGTTTTTATACAACCATCGTGGCCTGTGCCACTGCCCTCGTCACCGCTTATGGAATTCTTTTGTGCGTTTTCGCGCCAAAACTATTTGTCATCCTGCTTCGTCCAGAGAAAAACACAAACGAGTTTATGAAAGCTGAAATTAAGCAGTTCACAAATAGTGCTACGTTTTCAGCAACAATCCAACAAGCTGATGTTCATCCCACAAACGggatttaa